One Mugil cephalus isolate CIBA_MC_2020 chromosome 17, CIBA_Mcephalus_1.1, whole genome shotgun sequence genomic window, GCTACTACTGGTCTGGGATGGCCCAGTAGCATGTGGTTAGTCAGAAGACGGAGACATGTGCTCCCACCTGGCCATCGGGCAGCTGCCCTCTGCTCTTGTCCCAGCTGCTCGTTGGCAGCTCATCAGCCACATGGTCTACTCTCCAATATCTTAACCGTGTTGCATGTGGCTTGTTAATAGCCCGGCAACAGGGATTGTGACATGCACAGCACAGAATGACAAACTGTTTCAATGCACTCGGCTTCATGCTGCTTCTCTGCTCAGTGATTCATGTAGTTTGCTAAAGTGAGCTGCTGCACCATAATCCCTGTTTCACTGTGTTATCGGCAGAGTAGAAATATACAACACATGAAGCGTGCACACACGAGGGACTGGCATGTTTTTCAACCGTAAGGCTTCATGTACACAACCATCTGTCGCCTTTCCCTACACCCCtctgtcccccctccctccagctGAGAGAGCCCTGGACACCATGAACTTTGACGTGGTGAAAGGCAAGCCAATCAGAATCATGTGGTCCCAGAGAGACCCCTCCCTCAGGAAGTCGGGAGTGGGCAACGTGTTTATCAAGAACCTGGACAAGTCCATTGACAACAAAGCCCTGTATGACACCTTCTCTGCCTTTGGAAACATCCTCTCCTGCAAGGTACAACTGTCACAAATATGAATGCTTGAAATAACACATACATTACTTTACATGTGcactttttagttttaagcACACGCACAGAGGGACACAACATGCAGTATGTCATCTGTCATCATAGTTTCAACAAAAAAGATAGTAACAGCGCACCTTCCtctttaaagcaaaaaaaggaGTCGAATTTAACACACATCTCATCTCGACTTCTTCAGTTTAACAGGAACACATGGGAACTTTGCCGTTTGTCTTACATTCTGTCGTGGATCCTAAGTATAGAAAAGAACACTGACTGTTTGGGGAATTGCAGAtgtacaaaatgacaaaaatagatgaaaagGGCATTTGTCACCGCGACTGCTGCCTAAAGCAATACTTTCACATTTGGGGGAATGCTTTTGTTCGCTTTCTTGCCAACCTTTAGGTGATGAGAGTGATGGTACTCTGTAAATTGTAAAGATGATTTGAAGCCAGGAACCGGTTTGCTTAGCATGAAAAATTTATAAACGGCAAGACAAAGCtaacatctgaaatgaaaatgctgaAAAATCAAATCTTAAgtgaaaattgtgtttttcaatgGATGAAACACCAGTTGTAAAACTACAAAATGTAATGTTAGTTATATGTGGGTTAGCTGTGTCCAGGTATTTACACTCTTTATGTTAAACAAGCAAAATACTATGACCAcaaggtctcccttgtgtctccaaaacagttgtgactcatcagagaatagacatgagccttctgagggtgtcctgtggttgtctggcaacataatgtaaaccatttttttgtctgtgtacatgtctaagtaacgcccacatgaatgccaggtccaagtgtttcccagcagaacactgcatcgTCACAAGACGAtgagtgttatttacttctcctgtcagtggttttaatgttgtggctgatctgtgtaccTGCCTTCACACGGCTTCCTCTCCTGCAGGTGGTGTGTGATGAAAATGGATCCAAGGGCTACGCCTTTGTCCATTTCGAGACCCAGGACGCAGCTGATCGTGCAATTGAGAAGATGAACGGCATGCTCCTGAATGACCGCAAGGTGTGAGTGTCTGACCATCTTGGGACTggggtgtttgttgttgttagatTTTTATGATACTTCTGAGGCGTTTGCCTCAACTTTATACAGTTTTTTGATACTTAGAAGTCCAGAGGTAGAAGGGACTCATATATCTGAGGGTGGTTATAGCTTACGTGATATATATTGTGTCAAATGCATAaacatgcctgttttttttttgttttttttgtgttgagtgaactgacattttgtgtctttctttcaactggtgagtttgtgtgtgaataataTGACTAATCAGCTCATCTCTTACTGCCGCCAGTCAGAAGACTCTAAACTGAGAGATAACAGACTAAATCCTCTTACTTCTCCTCCATACCAGATGCATTTTCTGTTGCCTCATTAGTCCACTTGCTGGTCACCCATCttagagtgtttgtgtgtgtgtgtgtgtgtatgaccACGCTTGTGTGTTTTAGTGATGGATCGAATGCAGGAATGCCATACTGGATGGCGGAAGGGGAGAGGTCATCGTAGCAAGGTATATAAGATCATTTGGTCCTCCTCAGCTTTCCTTTGTACTGTGAGACTCTgttcctccatccctctccaTCCACCTCTTCATCAAGTTCTGGATCAAGATTTAAGTTGGTTGTAACAGTGCTGTCTAGCATGCCAACATATCTGCTTGCCGCTGGGGATATTAACAGcattttggtgatttttttattattttttttcattgtttgccCCAGGAATGATGAGTCACATGTTGAAGTGTAGCTGTGAATTTGTCTTGTGGATGTTGTCCTCGTTTCATTTGTGCTCGCGGGGTCAGtttttgtttccatctttattcgGACACCCCGTGGCAACCCGTGTTTTAAGATCGGAAAAGGGAAGTCAAAAAGATGGAGCCTGGTTTGCTTTCTCGGCTTTGTCGAGGCCATTTTAAAGAGTGCATTTGCTCGCCCTTGATCTTCAGGTTCGTGGGTCGCTTCAAATCTCGCAAGGAGCGGGAGGCTGAACTCGGCGCCAAAGCCAAGGAGTTTACCAATGTCTACATTAAGAACTTTGGGGATGATATGGACGACGATCGGCTGAAGGAGCTTTTTGATAAATACGGTAAACTTAGGTTCACGTGTTTTACTCCGAAACCCTGATGCTGTCAAGATCTGAAATCTGACATCCACGTTTGTTTCTTTGCAGGCAAAACGCTCAGTGTAAAGGTGATGACAGACCCCACTGGCAAATCCAGAGGGTTTGGGTTTGTTAGTTATGAGAAGCATGAAGACGCTAACAAGGTACTTTACGCTTGTGGAAAAGCACCACCTGCACTTTGAAGCGCTAGAAGTTTTCTCTGATATGTTTGGCTTCGTCCCAAGGCCGTGGAGGACATGAACGGGACTGAACTCAACGGAAAGACCGTGTTCGTGGGGAGAGCTCAGAAGAAAATGGAGCGGCAGGCGGAGCTGAAGAGGAAGTTTGAATTGCTCAAACAAGAAAGAATCAGTCGTTATCaggtctgataaaaaaaatagtctttTTCCAAATTGACCCAAGcaatcatgttttttaagtaaattaaagaagtttgtgttttgtttcagggAGTTAATCTTTACATTAAGAACCTGGACGACACCATTGACGACGAGAAGCTGCGTAAGGAGTTCTCTCCATTCGGGTCCATTACAAGTGCTAAAGTAAGAGACATCAGCTTAACGGCTAAATAAGAGGCATCTCAACgcagtgtttttgttgaacTTACCCAGATACAACTTGTCTGTATTTTAGGTGATGCTAGAGGAGGGCCGCTCCAAGGGCTTTGGCTTTGTCTGCTTCTCCTCCCCTGAAGAGGCCACCAAGGCCGTGACTGAGATGAACGGACGTATCGTTGGCTCCAAACCCCTTTACGTCGCCCTCGCTCAGCGCAAAGAGGAGCGCAAAGCCCACCTCACCAACCAGTACATGCAGCGTATAGCTGGCATGAGGGCCATGCCAGCTAATGCCATCATTAATCAGTTCCAGCCAACCAGTGGCTACTTCATGCCCGCCGTGCCTCAGGTATGAGAATCACATTCAAaagatgtgttttaaaaagaatCTCATTAATATTTTCTATTACAGACTGCATAACTGCTATGATATTTAAGGAGCCATTTGTAGTGACAACCCCACTCTACAGTTCACTTAcagtatttttacatattaGGTAATATTTAGTTAATACTTACTTTTATTGTTGCAGGCAAGTGTTTCTCTAAAAAAATGACATGCACTGGCATTTAGCACCTAAAGAGCCTAATATTGACTACAGGAGTTGGTAGAGACCAAAAAtgagctgaaaagaaacatCAGGTTTACATTCATTGCGTGGATCTGACCTGAATTGAATCCTAACAATGAGAAGTGTGTTTTGTTAACAACTTTATGAACTTGTGGGGTAAAAAGCCACTGTTGTTTCCATGGTTGCCAAaaacatcatcagcatcaggcgggtttaaaatgtgttgttaagGTAGTGAGAAGTTTAGCAGACTACTGAACTGTAGATTTCTTTTGGTTGTCATTTGATGGCAGATTTTGCTTTCTCATGCCCATTAGGCTCAGAACAGGACTACTTACTATGCACCCAATCAGCTGGCCCAAATGCGACCCAACCCCAGGTGGCAGCAACAAGGAGGTAGAGGTCAAGGTGAGCCATTGATGTATCtgtgtttaacatttaatatgcTGAAAGTTATGATTTCAATCAATTGCAGTTATTAATCTTTGTCTCTTTCAGGTGGTTTCCAAGGAATTCCCAGCTCACTGCGTCAGCCAGGACCCCGCGGCAACCTGAGACACATGGCTCCCGGCGGCAACTCACAGGGCCCACGAGGTGTGTCCACAGTTGACAATGGACATAATCAGCTTCGTGGGATGTCATTAATGctataaagacacatttattaaGACAGCCTGTTCATTCTCCTGAATGTTCTCTCTTTGTTGCTAGCTTCCGGTCAGTCCATGGCTCCTCGTCCCTCAATGGGAGTCCCTGGCCCCAGGGCCATGCCCCCTTACAAATACGCCACTGGCGTCCGTAACCCCAACCCCCAGGTGCAGGTGCAGCCTATTGCCTTGCAGCAGGTACCACGTCACCTTCCTGCCATACCAAGCGCCCAAATCTATGAATACCTTCCCTTACTTTGACCTTTGTCCGCCAATTCCAGACTCAGCCGGCTGTGCACGTTCAGGGCCAGGAGCCTCTCACAGCCTCCATGCTGGCTGCTGCACCGCCCCAGGAGCAGAAACAGATGTTAGGTAAGACTCATTTCACAGTGACTAAACTGACTAAATTGTAATGCTTCCCTGTCTTGTCATTAGGTTGATTTATtactccttcctttttttttttttaaacaggcgAGCGTCTGTTCCCACTGATTCAGGCCATGCATGCCAACCTGGCAGGAAAGATCACTGGCATGCTGCTGGAGATTGATAACTCTGAATTGCTTCATATGCTGGAGTCTCATGAATCCCTGCGTTCAAAGGTACTTCACCGCCTCCTTGTGCATTGTTCACGTGCCACACTGTGTCACTATTCATGCTAAATGTTGTTTGTGCAGGTAGAAGAAGCTGTCGCGGTGCTGCAGGCCCACCAAGCAAAGAAAGACGCCACCCAGAAAGTGGGCGGCATAGCtcctactgctgctgctgctactgccaCATCCTGAAGGCCGCGTGGTGAATTGCCCTGGTATGACGATATTTAATCAGTCAAGCTCTTTGTATCCGTGCTTTCTGACTTCCATTTTGTGAGCCTAATGCGAAGTCACTTGTGTCGTTTCAGAGCGCACAAAAATGAGCCGAGACGGGGGAGAGACACACTACACTGACTCCAAACACCAGAGTCCTCtgaacaaatatgcaaaaataaaaaataaaaatctgggagaaaaaaaaaataaaaaaaatagaaaatgtaattttaaaacatACTTGAATATTttgagtaaaaaacaaaacatgtaaaatattacAGTTCATAATTTTTGTTAGTTCTGTAATACTTTTAAACTGAATGCCAAAAGCAATAACGCGGATGAATTTTGAATGAAGGCCCTTAATCTTGTGGCGAAGAAGAGAAACGGTTTTCTACGAGGAAAATGAGCCTCGCTCTAAATTGAAACTTTGCTTGGAAGCTTTACGTTTGATTTGAAAAGGTGGACTCCTTCATCCTATCATGTTATCATGGGTGTGTGGTATTCTCAATAAAGGGATGAT contains:
- the pabpc4 gene encoding polyadenylate-binding protein 4 — protein: MNTATGSYPMASLYVGDLHPDITEAMLYEKFSPAGPVLSIRVCRDMITRRSLGYAYVNFSQPADAERALDTMNFDVVKGKPIRIMWSQRDPSLRKSGVGNVFIKNLDKSIDNKALYDTFSAFGNILSCKVVCDENGSKGYAFVHFETQDAADRAIEKMNGMLLNDRKVFVGRFKSRKEREAELGAKAKEFTNVYIKNFGDDMDDDRLKELFDKYGKTLSVKVMTDPTGKSRGFGFVSYEKHEDANKAVEDMNGTELNGKTVFVGRAQKKMERQAELKRKFELLKQERISRYQGVNLYIKNLDDTIDDEKLRKEFSPFGSITSAKVMLEEGRSKGFGFVCFSSPEEATKAVTEMNGRIVGSKPLYVALAQRKEERKAHLTNQYMQRIAGMRAMPANAIINQFQPTSGYFMPAVPQAQNRTTYYAPNQLAQMRPNPRWQQQGGRGQGGFQGIPSSLRQPGPRGNLRHMAPGGNSQGPRASGQSMAPRPSMGVPGPRAMPPYKYATGVRNPNPQVQVQPIALQQTQPAVHVQGQEPLTASMLAAAPPQEQKQMLGERLFPLIQAMHANLAGKITGMLLEIDNSELLHMLESHESLRSKVEEAVAVLQAHQAKKDATQKVGGIAPTAAAATATS